In Vibrio echinoideorum, the sequence CAATGCCTTGTCGTAAAACTGGCGGGCGAAGTCTCTGGATCGTCAAATCAACTGCAAATAACGATGTCAGAGGGTGCTGAGAAAATAATCTTACGTCTGGCTGAGCTGTTTAAAGAAGGAAACGAAGCCGGTGATTTCAATATTGCGGAGCCAGAGACTCTCTCTAGAACGCTCTATGGCCTATGGTTAGGCTCTACTTTAATGGCTGCAATGCAACGTAATCGCACAGTTTTAGACAGTGCAATGGAAGAAACGCTGCTATCTATGCAATAAAGCTTTCGGCCTATAAAACAGATTAACGATGTTACAAAAGCAAAAAGGCTCGCATAATAGCGAGCCTTTTTACATTCTGTATGCGATCGATAACAAACGAAATAAGTTAATACTTATCAACACTTTAATTAAATTTAATATCAGTTGGTTAACTGAATCATAGATTAATAGATCTATAGGTTAATCGCTTAATCGCTTTTCCGACTCAAACGTGAAGGCATTTCGTTCGCTTCTAGTAGTGTATTAATCAACGGATCAACATGCTTAAAAAAACGTAACCACCCTTCACAAAGGTAATTCAATCCGGCTTCACCATCACGGCTTTTGATAATACGGTTCTTAGGGCACTCGCCATGGCAGGCAAATTTGAACTCACAAGTTTGACATTGTTTTGGCAGCGATTTTTGTTTGGCAAACCCAAAACTCTGCTGCGCTGATGAGAAAGCTAAGGTGGAGAGTTCTTGCTCCTGAATGTTACCCAACTGAAATTCAGGAAAAACATAATGGTCACATGAATAGACATCACCATTCGGTTCAACCGCGAGCCCTTTCCCGCAAATCTCACTCAATGTGCACATCGTGCTTTCTTTCCCCATCCACACACCAAAGAAGTTTTCAAAATAAGGCACGAGCACCTGACCAAAATCATGTTGGTACCATTCATCAAAAATCGTAGAGAGAAACTCTCCCCATTGTGCTGATTCAACACTCCACGGCTCTAGATCGCCTGAAACAGGAATGATCGCCTTCTGGTTGGTTAGCCATTTGTTGTTAGTATGAGCAGCACGCTTATCCACGACAGGGATGAACTGCAGTTGCTTTGAACCTACTTCATCACGTAGAAAACGATAGACCTCTAAAGGATGCTGACTTGTCACATCGTTGACACACGTTAGAGTGGCAAAATTCACATTGTGTTTTTGTAAGAAACGAATGCCTCGCATTGTTTGTGAGAAAGTCCCTTTGCCTGCACGGTTGGTTCGGTAGTGATTATGTAGGTGCTCTGGGCCATCAATGCTCACACCAATGATAAAGTCATTCTTTTTGAAGAATTTACACCAAGCATCATTCAACAAAGTGCCATTGGTTTGAAGGTCATTGCTGATCTTGCTGTAGCTAGGACAATATTTCTTCTGTAACTCAACAACCTTTTGGAAATAATCGACACCTAATAAGGTAGGTTCTCCACCATGCCAAGAAAATATGATTTCAGGCGTATTCTGCCCTTCAATGTATTGTTTGATATAACGCTCTAGAAGCGCTTCATCCATCGTATATTGAGAACCTTTTGGGTATTCAAGTAGTTGTTGTTTTTCTAAATAGTAACAGTAGGTACAACTGATGTTACACACCGCTCCAATCGGCTTTGCTAACGCTTGAAGCTTGCTGTGCGCCTTGCCATTGAACTGCGGAACTGAACTCAGATTTGATAGCGATAATGTCGTCATGAAGAGTGCCTCGATGTAAAAGTCTTTGTAGAAATAAGCTCGATTCGTAAATCCTTTTACAAAGAAGGAACCCCGCAACGGGCTTCCTATCTCTGTTTGTATTTATGTTCACCAACCAAACAAACTCAATTTAACTTTGCTGCTTATTTGGTTGGTTGGGGTAGTGAATTACCCTTATTTCACATTCTCAAACGGGTTCCAACGTTCATCGACAGGAACGATATTTTGCTCCTTCGCGTACGCCTTGTATTCGCTCAACATCTCGTTGAACTGTTGAGGCATTTGTTCACGAAGATCGTTCTGTTCCGCAGGGTCTTTTTTGGTGTTGTACATATGCCATTCACTGTCGCCACCCATGCCTTTTGAAATACGAATAATCTTGTAGTCACCCTTCAATAGAATACCGCTCCCAAACAACTCAAATGGAATGGCATTGTCTGCTGTGTGGATCGTGTCAGATTCTCCTTTGAAATAAGGCAATAGGCTGACTCCACTCATAGGGGCAACTTCACGACCTTGGTACTCTTTACCTGGATGCTTAACGCCAGCGATATCTAAAATCGTTGCAGCGATGTCTTTCACTTGAGATAAGTCGTCAGTTTGTGTTCCCGGCTCTAGCGCTTTCTTACCTTCCAATACTGGTTTTGCAGGCTTAACAATTAACGGAACACGGATACCACCTTCTGCCGTATACGCTTTATACCAAGACAATCCCCCCGTAGAAGCACTTGCCCACTCAGGACCTAACGACACACTTGAGTTCGCTTTACCAATATTTTCAGTTGAATTATCAAAGTGATGTTCAGTCCAAGTACGAATCAGATCACTGATGTTTTCACCGGTAACATCAGCCGCTTCTGGACCATTATCAGCTAGGTACACAATGTACGTATTATCGTATTCACCAATCGCTTTTAAGTAATCGACCACCTGACCAATTTGTTGGTCTTGCATTTCCATCATGCCCATCGCGACAGCCATTTTCTTACCATACCATTTCTGTTCTTTTTCAGATAATGAATCCCAAGGGCGGCTTAGGGAATTACGATCAGAAATGTCGGCATCTTTAGGGATCACGCCCATATCTTTCATGCGCTCAAAGCGGTCTTCTCGAATCGAATCCCAACCATGTTCTGCGTAGTAGTCGACTTTGTCTTGATAAGACGCTTCTGGTGCTTGAAGTGGCAAGTGAATTCCCGTGAATGGCAGGTAAGCAAAAAACGGTTTGCCATCATCTTTTTGGCTGTCGATCATTTTGATAATTTCATTGGCGTAAACTTGGTCAGAGTATTCACCTTTGTATTTATCCATGACGGCTTCACCGTTGCGATAAAGCGGTTCTACTTCGACTCCTGGAATCTCACCTTTTTGAATCGCTTCAGCGGTTGCTGCGTTTTTGGCAGGGAACATCATGTCTCGATTAAAGTGATTCGACCCTCCAGCTAAAATCCCATAACTTTGAGTAAAACCGCGGTCATCCGGCAAAAATCCATCGTCATGCCCTAAGTGCCACTTACCTGAAAGATAGGTGTTGTACCCGTTGTCTTTAAGTAACGTCGCAACCGTTACACCCTTTTTCGTAAGATAGCCTTCGTAACCTGGTTTGCCTATCGCATCCGGATAAACCGCATAATCAAACGTTCCAAGTCCAACCTCGTGGCTATTAGCACCCGTTAACATCATGGAACGAGTGACTGACGATGTGGGAGAAGCATGGAAGTTGGTAAATTTAACCCCTTCTTCAGCCAACGCCATCAAATTTGGCGTGTCCACTTCAGATCCATAAGGCTGTGTATCAGCAAAGCCGACATCATCACCCACGATGATAACGATATTAGGTTTTTCAGCGTCAGCCGCGATGACAGAACCGCTTGCCGCTGCAATAGCTGTAAACACTAAAGATTTCTTAAATGTCTGCATAAGACGTTCTCCAATTATTGTGATTAACTTTCGTTAGGATTTGAATTAGTGCGCGGCTTGAGACATCCAATGTAATAAGTCGAGCGCGGGATCGTAGTCTTGAGCTGCCGCCTTACCAATCCACATGACGGCCTCAGCTTGGCTGATTTGAACTCCATTCCCAGAAAAGTACATCAAGCCAAGTTGCGTTTGAGCTTCAGGTCTACCGCTGTTGGCTGCCGTTTCAAACCATTGAGCAGCTTTTTCATCACTTTGTTCAATATGCTCACCACTTAGATAGTGGTAAGCGATAGAAAGCTGAGCATCTGAGTTACCGTTGCCGGCTTCACCCAACAATTGAACAACATCGAGATACTCTCCCGATTCAGATGCATTGGCTTGCTCTCCTAGGCTTTGTGTTGCCCAAAATAAAGAAACTAAAACACCAAGCAGTGCTGCGATAGTTAAACGTTTATTGAACATTTTTGTCCTCCTAGGAGAATAAAAGTCACAACGTCCCTGTTGAATGAGTTAGGTAAAAAGTAAGAATGGCGCGATGATAAATAGGCTCGAAAGCAACACATTTTCAATTTTCATAAGTAACCTTTTGATAGCTCGTTGGTTAATTCAATACTCTGCTACACCAGTGACGAAGGCCTGATAACACAGCTTTGCGACGTCACGGTGGCGGAAGGAAGTGGTTAAACGGCTTGCTCGATGATGTGTTCAATCACTTGTTTAGACATTGGGTAAAATTGGAAACAGATATCCTTTTCAATCGCCTGTGCAATGTTTAACTTCGCTTCCGCATCAAAGCTCCAATCATTAAAACGCTGCATAGCACCGACACTGTCTTGGAAGTTACGTAAAAAATTCAGAACTCGTTGGTAAACCATTTCATCACTTCCCGATGTATCGACCGAGAATGCTTGAGCTAATTTACCTGCGTTAGGCATATAAAATTCAGGTAGCGCTTCTATTACAACAGGCATCAATACTGTGTTGGCGTCACCATGTGGAATATGACTAATTGCGCCAAATGCGTGAGCACAGTTATGGATAGGAATGCCGCCTAAAGAAGAATAAAAAGCCGAAATCGCCATAGTACTCGCTTGAAGCAAATTGCCTCTCGCCGTCAGGTTTTCAGGCTCTTTAAGTGCCACGGGTAAATTCTCAACAATCAACTTGGCAGCTTGAATACCATACGCATCAGTAAAGGCATTACTCATCGGTGACACAATCGCCTCAACAGCATGTGTTAGCGCATCCATGGCAGTAGAACGAGTCAGGTGAGCCGGTAGTTTAGTGGTAACGGTTGGATCAAGAATCGCGATATCAGCTTCCAATCCAGACGCAACTAGGCTTGCCTTAATGTTTTCATGTTCATTGTAAAAAACAGCGATAGGAGACGCTTCTGCGCCCGTGCCAGCCGTTGTCGGAACAGCAATGTGGGGTACTTGGATATCTTCATTGTTTGGCCATACATCCATATGACCACCGCCTGCAATCACCGTACGAATATCATCAATCTGCTTATGGAAAGCATATTTCACACCTTTCGAGGCATCAATCAC encodes:
- a CDS encoding arylsulfatase; this encodes MQTFKKSLVFTAIAAASGSVIAADAEKPNIVIIVGDDVGFADTQPYGSEVDTPNLMALAEEGVKFTNFHASPTSSVTRSMMLTGANSHEVGLGTFDYAVYPDAIGKPGYEGYLTKKGVTVATLLKDNGYNTYLSGKWHLGHDDGFLPDDRGFTQSYGILAGGSNHFNRDMMFPAKNAATAEAIQKGEIPGVEVEPLYRNGEAVMDKYKGEYSDQVYANEIIKMIDSQKDDGKPFFAYLPFTGIHLPLQAPEASYQDKVDYYAEHGWDSIREDRFERMKDMGVIPKDADISDRNSLSRPWDSLSEKEQKWYGKKMAVAMGMMEMQDQQIGQVVDYLKAIGEYDNTYIVYLADNGPEAADVTGENISDLIRTWTEHHFDNSTENIGKANSSVSLGPEWASASTGGLSWYKAYTAEGGIRVPLIVKPAKPVLEGKKALEPGTQTDDLSQVKDIAATILDIAGVKHPGKEYQGREVAPMSGVSLLPYFKGESDTIHTADNAIPFELFGSGILLKGDYKIIRISKGMGGDSEWHMYNTKKDPAEQNDLREQMPQQFNEMLSEYKAYAKEQNIVPVDERWNPFENVK
- a CDS encoding anaerobic sulfatase maturase encodes the protein MTTLSLSNLSSVPQFNGKAHSKLQALAKPIGAVCNISCTYCYYLEKQQLLEYPKGSQYTMDEALLERYIKQYIEGQNTPEIIFSWHGGEPTLLGVDYFQKVVELQKKYCPSYSKISNDLQTNGTLLNDAWCKFFKKNDFIIGVSIDGPEHLHNHYRTNRAGKGTFSQTMRGIRFLQKHNVNFATLTCVNDVTSQHPLEVYRFLRDEVGSKQLQFIPVVDKRAAHTNNKWLTNQKAIIPVSGDLEPWSVESAQWGEFLSTIFDEWYQHDFGQVLVPYFENFFGVWMGKESTMCTLSEICGKGLAVEPNGDVYSCDHYVFPEFQLGNIQEQELSTLAFSSAQQSFGFAKQKSLPKQCQTCEFKFACHGECPKNRIIKSRDGEAGLNYLCEGWLRFFKHVDPLINTLLEANEMPSRLSRKSD
- a CDS encoding tetratricopeptide repeat protein; translated protein: MFNKRLTIAALLGVLVSLFWATQSLGEQANASESGEYLDVVQLLGEAGNGNSDAQLSIAYHYLSGEHIEQSDEKAAQWFETAANSGRPEAQTQLGLMYFSGNGVQISQAEAVMWIGKAAAQDYDPALDLLHWMSQAAH
- a CDS encoding iron-containing alcohol dehydrogenase — encoded protein: MTTNNFNFQLKTIVHAQENGSENIPSLFARLGAKRVVMFSDKGLESLGYVEKFSALFTGQQATQLVGVYTDIAPDATCENINSAIRFAKSVDADAILSVGGGSVIDASKGVKYAFHKQIDDIRTVIAGGGHMDVWPNNEDIQVPHIAVPTTAGTGAEASPIAVFYNEHENIKASLVASGLEADIAILDPTVTTKLPAHLTRSTAMDALTHAVEAIVSPMSNAFTDAYGIQAAKLIVENLPVALKEPENLTARGNLLQASTMAISAFYSSLGGIPIHNCAHAFGAISHIPHGDANTVLMPVVIEALPEFYMPNAGKLAQAFSVDTSGSDEMVYQRVLNFLRNFQDSVGAMQRFNDWSFDAEAKLNIAQAIEKDICFQFYPMSKQVIEHIIEQAV